A window of Pseudomonas guangdongensis contains these coding sequences:
- a CDS encoding inovirus Gp2 family protein codes for MRRHPQNHNLHIHHDHTYQGLPVMHEKGPFIREHLQRLYDTMQRALDEHPRTFAFRVELKFPNSGMLPSYAFRNEVISRFFESFKAKIEHSRGMAKRRNRYAHPCTVRYIWVREIASSDRPHYHLVIFLNKDAYSVLGYFQSEGRNVFNRLEEAWASALRLPREAVAGLVHVPQNPGYYISRDDEQSQAEFFRRASYLCKTATKMYGDHQHSFGASRG; via the coding sequence ATGCGTCGTCACCCTCAGAACCACAACCTGCACATCCACCACGATCACACCTACCAAGGCCTGCCCGTCATGCACGAGAAAGGCCCGTTCATTCGTGAGCACCTGCAACGCCTGTACGACACGATGCAACGAGCACTCGATGAGCACCCTCGGACATTCGCCTTCCGGGTAGAGCTGAAGTTCCCCAACAGCGGCATGCTGCCCAGCTACGCCTTCAGGAATGAGGTGATCAGCCGGTTCTTCGAATCCTTCAAGGCCAAGATCGAACACAGTCGCGGCATGGCCAAACGCCGCAACCGCTACGCCCATCCCTGTACCGTGCGTTACATCTGGGTGCGCGAGATCGCCAGCTCGGACAGACCGCACTACCACCTGGTGATCTTCCTGAACAAGGATGCCTACAGCGTGCTGGGCTACTTCCAGTCCGAAGGCAGGAACGTGTTCAACCGCCTGGAAGAGGCCTGGGCCAGTGCCTTGAGGTTGCCGAGAGAGGCTGTCGCCGGACTGGTACACGTCCCGCAGAACCCCGGTTACTACATCTCCCGTGACGATGAGCAGAGCCAGGCCGAGTTCTTCCGCCGAGCCAGCTACCTCTGCAAGACTGCAACCAAGATGTACGGTGATCATCAGCACAGCTTCGGAGCGAGCAGGGGCTGA
- a CDS encoding helix-turn-helix transcriptional regulator translates to MKFMRLNDVKAATGLARSTVYKYVKQGVFPAPVSLGGRAVAWVEVEVQAWIADRIRERDLRTIVTAVTAE, encoded by the coding sequence ATGAAATTCATGCGCCTGAACGATGTGAAAGCTGCGACCGGATTGGCTCGCTCCACGGTATACAAGTACGTCAAGCAAGGAGTTTTTCCTGCCCCTGTATCGCTGGGTGGCCGCGCCGTGGCCTGGGTTGAGGTCGAGGTGCAGGCCTGGATTGCAGATCGCATAAGGGAGCGCGATCTGCGAACGATCGTAACGGCCGTAACAGCTGAGTAG
- a CDS encoding YfjI family protein, which translates to MNNALDDRDSSTTTGARSTYDGWPRFREHSLLEGAVTEAVRELQVSREMATMCAFGAMATACQGHVDVQMPTGHKVPTSLMLLTIADSGERKTTTQNYFFEAINALNDAAHRANEAALADHRVEHQLWSTRKRHLERMYSKCASQEDEAATRNALDAIAEHVRAEPSPARSGKFLYEDTTPQALVQMLHENTPNGCLLTSEANSIFSGKALGELDKLNTLWDGSSVIVDRISREGFILQNARLTLSLMAQPSVIARFMGKRGEEARGTGFLARFLVAKPRPMAGQRTHDQQSAQPRRQLFNARIRERISSSTSPDRQVLRFSEPAADFWYQRSQYLEQQMQENGLYHYLKDHASKLLENTSRLAAILHTFERTSDSDTEIDHLTLEFCWRFAQTCSRHFIEHLANEPQLVTDANYLAHYLLQCAYRDNTNPEKNTTRGRNDDMKPISPGRTARPDYLKPGARTGFTLTQLKQYGPSSLRGRANNERLEAAIELLTKLGHINKEGSVYRFQETILLKRGVPALKNGEVLTIKELPLFSEQEYWSPERSSGFIDPSGYFIKLRR; encoded by the coding sequence ATGAACAATGCACTAGATGATCGAGACTCATCCACCACCACCGGCGCACGCTCTACCTACGACGGCTGGCCACGCTTCCGTGAGCACAGCTTGCTGGAAGGCGCTGTGACGGAAGCAGTCAGAGAGCTACAGGTTTCCCGAGAGATGGCGACAATGTGCGCATTCGGAGCCATGGCCACAGCCTGCCAAGGGCATGTCGATGTACAGATGCCCACCGGACACAAGGTACCAACCTCACTGATGCTGCTGACCATAGCGGACTCCGGTGAGCGCAAGACCACTACTCAGAACTACTTTTTCGAGGCCATCAACGCCCTAAATGATGCAGCGCATCGTGCCAACGAAGCAGCCTTAGCAGATCACCGGGTCGAGCACCAACTGTGGAGCACACGCAAGCGGCATCTGGAACGCATGTACAGCAAATGTGCGTCCCAGGAGGATGAGGCGGCTACCCGCAACGCCCTGGATGCAATTGCCGAGCATGTCAGGGCGGAACCGTCACCAGCCCGCTCGGGCAAGTTCCTCTATGAGGACACCACCCCGCAGGCCCTAGTGCAGATGCTTCATGAAAACACGCCTAACGGTTGCCTGCTGACCAGTGAAGCCAACAGTATTTTCAGCGGCAAGGCACTGGGTGAGCTCGACAAACTGAATACCCTCTGGGATGGCAGCAGCGTCATCGTTGATCGGATCTCCAGGGAAGGATTCATCCTCCAGAATGCGCGCCTCACACTGTCGCTAATGGCACAGCCAAGCGTGATCGCTCGCTTCATGGGCAAGCGCGGAGAGGAGGCTCGTGGCACAGGCTTTCTCGCCCGCTTCTTGGTCGCCAAGCCACGCCCAATGGCTGGCCAACGCACACATGACCAGCAATCTGCACAACCACGCCGACAGCTCTTCAACGCGCGAATCCGCGAGCGCATAAGCTCCAGCACTTCGCCTGATCGCCAAGTGCTACGTTTCTCTGAGCCAGCCGCAGACTTCTGGTATCAGCGCAGCCAGTACCTCGAACAACAGATGCAGGAAAACGGCCTGTACCACTACCTCAAGGATCACGCCTCCAAGCTGCTGGAAAACACGAGCCGTCTGGCGGCTATCCTACATACGTTCGAGCGCACCTCGGACAGCGATACCGAGATCGACCACCTCACCTTGGAGTTCTGCTGGAGGTTCGCTCAGACCTGCTCAAGGCACTTCATCGAACACTTGGCCAACGAGCCGCAGCTCGTTACGGATGCGAACTACCTAGCGCACTACCTGCTGCAGTGCGCCTACAGAGACAACACTAACCCAGAAAAAAATACAACCAGAGGCAGAAACGACGACATGAAGCCCATAAGTCCAGGCCGGACTGCACGACCTGACTACCTGAAACCTGGAGCACGCACCGGCTTCACGCTGACTCAACTAAAACAGTATGGCCCCAGCAGCCTCAGAGGGCGTGCCAATAATGAGCGACTGGAGGCCGCCATCGAGCTGCTGACTAAACTAGGACACATCAATAAGGAAGGGAGCGTTTACCGCTTCCAGGAAACTATCCTGCTCAAACGAGGAGTGCCTGCACTGAAGAACGGGGAGGTTCTCACCATCAAGGAGCTGCCGCTATTCAGCGAACAGGAATACTGGTCACCCGAGCGTAGCAGTGGATTTATTGATCCTTCGGGCTACTTCATCAAGCTCCGCAGATAA
- a CDS encoding NAD(P)H nitroreductase, with protein MDALDALINRVSVARLGEPAPTPEQRELLLRAALRAPDHGQLRPWRFLSVEGEARHRLGELFARVQALHNPQAGPELLDKARAMPLRAPLLLVVIARLQAHAKVPESEQLLAAGCAAHGILLAAHAQGLGAIWRTGELSHDAEVRAGLDLGDDERIVGFLYLGTPLGERRTPPVLEPAAFLSVWDGA; from the coding sequence ATGGATGCGCTCGACGCTCTGATCAATCGTGTTTCGGTGGCGCGCCTGGGCGAGCCGGCGCCCACGCCGGAGCAGCGCGAGCTGCTGCTGCGCGCCGCGTTGCGCGCCCCGGATCATGGCCAGCTGCGTCCCTGGCGCTTCCTGAGCGTCGAAGGCGAGGCACGCCACCGGCTCGGCGAGCTGTTCGCCCGCGTGCAGGCGCTGCACAACCCGCAAGCCGGTCCCGAACTGCTCGACAAGGCACGCGCGATGCCGCTGCGCGCCCCCCTGCTGCTGGTGGTGATCGCCCGCTTGCAGGCGCACGCCAAGGTGCCGGAGTCCGAGCAGCTGCTGGCCGCCGGCTGTGCTGCCCATGGCATCCTGCTCGCCGCCCATGCCCAAGGCCTCGGCGCGATCTGGCGCACCGGCGAGCTGTCCCATGACGCCGAGGTGCGTGCCGGGCTGGACCTGGGCGACGACGAGCGCATCGTCGGCTTCCTCTACCTGGGCACCCCGCTGGGCGAGCGCCGCACGCCGCCCGTGCTGGAGCCGGCCGCCTTCCTCAGCGTCTGGGACGGTGCTTGA
- a CDS encoding YkgJ family cysteine cluster protein: MSENNPCLTCGACCAHFRVSFYWGECRSAGGIVPDELVEQISPYHAAMRGTTSKPTRCVSLMGEVGCGVRCTMYEQRSSACREFEASWEHGEHNPRCDAARAAHGLPPLTPPLQPDLSPDRAA, from the coding sequence ATGTCCGAAAATAATCCCTGCCTGACGTGCGGCGCCTGCTGCGCGCACTTTCGTGTGTCCTTCTATTGGGGCGAATGCCGCTCTGCCGGCGGCATCGTCCCTGACGAGCTGGTCGAGCAGATCAGCCCCTACCATGCCGCCATGCGCGGTACCACCAGCAAGCCGACACGCTGCGTCAGCCTGATGGGCGAGGTCGGTTGCGGGGTGCGCTGCACCATGTACGAACAGCGCTCCTCGGCCTGCCGCGAGTTCGAGGCCTCTTGGGAGCACGGCGAGCACAATCCGCGCTGCGACGCGGCGCGCGCCGCCCACGGCCTGCCGCCGCTGACTCCGCCGCTGCAGCCGGATCTGTCGCCCGACCGCGCCGCCTGA
- a CDS encoding adenylate/guanylate cyclase domain-containing protein: MPGIPGKPSASSTRPRAAPFSDREQHSRLLAWLSLACGIAVGVQIGHFDTTLLWAAGYALLYPPLSHAASRYLPARHHPAARHGLLLLDALHIGLAIVLLGYSLIPALLILLMLASGALLVDGPRLCLQALLASAAGALPAVLLLDPPAQPDTPLPVSLACLLVGGGYCLLIGLIAHRQSKQLDAVRQALCEEKEKASGLASSLARYLSPQVWESIFSGRKSARLETQRKKLTVFFSDIRGFTELSEELEAEALTDLLNTYLDEMSKIALKYGGTIDKFIGDSVMIFFGDPSTQGARHDAVAAVSMAIAMRKHMKVLRQQWRAQGITKPLEIRMGINTGYCTVGNFGTEMRMDYTIIGREVNLASRLESAADSGEILISHETYALVKDVIMCRDQGAITVKGFSRPVQIYQVVDLRSDLGSGTRYLEHELPGFSMYLDTDDVRHHDTERVIHALQHAVEKLRDKVG; encoded by the coding sequence ATGCCAGGAATCCCCGGCAAGCCCAGCGCCAGCAGCACCCGCCCCAGGGCCGCGCCCTTTTCCGACCGCGAACAACACAGCCGCCTGCTCGCCTGGCTGAGCCTCGCCTGCGGCATCGCCGTCGGCGTACAGATCGGTCACTTCGACACCACCCTGCTCTGGGCGGCCGGCTATGCACTGCTCTACCCGCCGCTCAGCCATGCCGCCAGCCGCTATCTGCCGGCACGCCACCACCCCGCCGCGCGCCACGGCCTGCTGCTGCTCGACGCCCTGCACATCGGCCTGGCCATCGTGCTGCTCGGCTACTCGCTGATCCCCGCCCTGCTGATCCTGCTGATGCTCGCCAGCGGCGCCCTGCTGGTCGATGGGCCGCGTCTGTGCCTGCAGGCCCTGCTGGCCAGCGCGGCCGGCGCGCTGCCGGCCGTCCTGCTGCTCGACCCACCCGCCCAGCCGGACACCCCGCTGCCGGTCAGCCTGGCCTGCCTGCTGGTCGGCGGCGGCTACTGCCTGCTCATCGGACTGATCGCCCACCGCCAGAGCAAGCAGCTCGATGCCGTGCGGCAGGCCCTGTGCGAGGAGAAGGAAAAGGCCTCGGGACTGGCCTCCAGCCTGGCGCGCTACCTGTCGCCGCAGGTCTGGGAGTCGATCTTCAGCGGCAGGAAAAGCGCCCGCCTGGAGACCCAGCGCAAGAAGCTCACGGTGTTCTTTTCCGACATCCGCGGCTTCACCGAACTGTCCGAGGAGCTGGAGGCCGAGGCGCTCACCGACCTGCTCAACACCTACCTCGACGAGATGTCGAAGATCGCCCTCAAGTACGGCGGCACCATCGACAAGTTCATCGGCGACAGCGTGATGATCTTTTTCGGCGACCCCAGCACCCAGGGCGCCCGCCACGATGCGGTGGCCGCCGTATCGATGGCCATCGCCATGCGCAAGCACATGAAAGTGCTGCGCCAGCAGTGGCGCGCCCAGGGCATCACCAAGCCGCTGGAGATCCGCATGGGCATCAACACCGGCTACTGCACGGTGGGCAACTTCGGCACCGAGATGCGCATGGACTACACCATCATCGGCCGCGAGGTAAACCTCGCCAGCCGCCTGGAAAGTGCCGCCGACAGCGGCGAGATCCTCATCTCCCACGAAACCTACGCCCTGGTGAAGGACGTGATCATGTGCCGCGACCAGGGCGCGATCACGGTCAAGGGCTTCAGCCGGCCGGTGCAGATCTACCAGGTGGTCGACCTGCGCAGCGACCTGGGTAGCGGCACCCGCTATCTGGAGCACGAGCTGCCGGGCTTCTCCATGTACCTGGACACCGACGACGTGCGCCACCACGACACCGAGCGGGTCATCCACGCCCTGCAGCACGCAGTCGAGAAACTGCGCGACAAGGTCGGCTGA
- a CDS encoding 4'-phosphopantetheinyl transferase family protein yields MSNLASALPACCEAPRDHWPLPVALPGLHLHSCRFDPARLAADDFARCALEPPPGIASAATKRQSEYLAGRLCAASALAALSGQPHYPARGADNAPCWPPGLLGSITHSHGWAAALVGRRDAWRGLGLDAERLLPGARAERLAGEILTADELAHFHALPASERGAHLTLCFSLKESLFKALYPLVGRRFYFHAAALVSHGEDGRACLELREELGAGWHRGARLDGQFAVDDGCLLSLVAIPAA; encoded by the coding sequence ATGTCCAACCTCGCCTCCGCCCTGCCCGCCTGCTGCGAAGCGCCGCGCGACCACTGGCCGCTGCCGGTGGCACTGCCCGGCCTGCACCTGCACAGCTGCCGCTTCGACCCGGCGCGCCTGGCAGCGGACGACTTCGCCCGCTGCGCCCTCGAGCCGCCGCCCGGCATCGCCAGCGCCGCCACCAAACGGCAGAGCGAATACCTCGCCGGCCGCCTGTGCGCCGCCAGCGCCCTGGCCGCCCTGAGCGGGCAGCCGCACTACCCCGCCCGCGGTGCCGACAACGCGCCCTGCTGGCCGCCGGGCCTGCTCGGCAGCATCACCCACAGCCACGGCTGGGCAGCCGCTCTGGTCGGGCGCCGCGACGCCTGGCGCGGCCTCGGCCTGGACGCCGAGCGCCTGCTGCCGGGCGCGCGCGCCGAACGCCTGGCCGGCGAGATCCTCACCGCCGACGAGCTGGCGCACTTCCACGCCCTGCCCGCGAGCGAGCGCGGCGCCCACCTGACCCTGTGCTTCTCCCTCAAGGAAAGTCTGTTCAAGGCGCTCTATCCGCTGGTCGGCCGGCGCTTCTACTTCCACGCCGCCGCCCTGGTCAGCCATGGCGAGGACGGCCGGGCCTGCCTGGAGCTGCGCGAAGAGCTCGGCGCCGGATGGCACCGTGGGGCGCGCCTGGACGGCCAGTTCGCCGTCGACGACGGGTGCCTGCTGAGCCTCGTGGCGATCCCCGCGGCCTGA
- a CDS encoding ribonucleoside-diphosphate reductase subunit alpha, translated as MHTDTTREISQADASDLAATAPGQLRVIKRNGTVVPYTDDKITVAITKAFLAVEGGNAAASSRIHDTVARLTEQVTATFKRRMPSGGTIHIEEIQDQVELALMRAGEQKVARDYVIYREARAQERKRAAASSDVAQPHPSIRITLANGEKSPLDLGRLQTIIAEACEGLAEVDGELIQRETLKNLYDGVSEQDVNTALVMTARTLVEREPNYSYVTARLLMDTLRAEALGFLGVAERATHHEMAELYAKALPVYIDKGIEFELLDPKLRCYDLDRLGAALNHERDQQFTYLGLQTLYDRYFIHKNDVRFELPQVFFMRVAMGLAIEEQDKEARAIEFYNLLSSFDYMASTPTLFNAGTLRPQLSSCYLTTVPDDLGGIYDSIRDNALLSKFAGGLGNDWTPVRALGSYIKGTNGKSQGVVPFLKVVNDTAVAVNQGGKRKGAVCAYLETWHLDIEEFLELRKNTGDDRRRTHDMNTANWIPDLFMKRVFDDGDWTLFSPSDVPDLHDLTGKAFEERYEYYEALTQYGKLKLHKTIKAKDLWRKMLSMLFETGHPWLTFKDPCNLRSPQQHVGVVHSSNLCTEITLNTNKDEIAVCNLGSINLPNHIVDGQLDTAKLQRTVKTAVRMLDNVIDINYYSVPQAQNANFKHRPVGLGIMGFQDALYLQHIAYGSDAAVDFADKSMEAISYYAIQASCDLADERGAYSSFDGSLWSKGILPLDSQQILIEQRGQKYIEVDLSESLDWAPLRERVKKGIRNSNIMAIAPTATISNIVGVSQSIEPTYQNLYVKSNLSGEFTVINPYLVRDLKERGLWDAVMVNDLKYYDGSVQQIERIPADLKALYATAFEVETRWIVEAASRRQKWIDQAQSLNLYIAGASGKKLDVTYRMAWYRGLKTTYYLRALAATSTEKSTINTGKLNAVSSVIDESLPAEPKPAPVPQACSIDNPDCEACQ; from the coding sequence ATGCACACCGACACCACTCGCGAGATATCCCAGGCAGACGCCAGCGATCTGGCTGCTACCGCCCCGGGCCAGCTGCGCGTGATCAAACGCAACGGTACCGTCGTGCCCTACACCGACGACAAGATCACCGTCGCCATCACCAAGGCCTTCCTCGCCGTGGAAGGCGGCAACGCCGCCGCCTCGTCGCGCATCCACGACACCGTGGCACGCCTGACCGAACAGGTCACCGCCACCTTCAAGCGCCGCATGCCCTCCGGCGGCACCATCCACATCGAGGAGATCCAGGACCAGGTCGAACTGGCCCTGATGCGCGCCGGCGAGCAGAAGGTCGCCCGCGACTACGTGATCTACCGCGAAGCCCGCGCCCAGGAGCGCAAGCGCGCCGCCGCGAGCAGCGACGTGGCCCAGCCGCACCCGAGCATCCGCATCACCCTGGCCAACGGCGAGAAAAGCCCGCTCGACCTCGGCCGCCTGCAGACCATCATCGCCGAGGCCTGCGAAGGTCTGGCCGAGGTGGACGGCGAGCTGATCCAGCGCGAGACCCTGAAGAACCTCTACGACGGCGTATCCGAACAGGACGTCAACACCGCCCTGGTGATGACCGCGCGCACCCTGGTCGAGCGCGAGCCGAACTACTCCTACGTCACCGCCCGCCTGCTGATGGACACCCTGCGTGCCGAAGCGCTGGGCTTCCTCGGCGTCGCCGAGCGCGCCACCCACCACGAGATGGCCGAGCTGTACGCCAAGGCGCTGCCGGTGTACATCGACAAGGGCATCGAGTTCGAGCTGCTCGATCCCAAGCTGCGCTGCTACGACCTGGACCGCCTGGGCGCCGCGCTGAACCACGAGCGCGACCAGCAGTTCACCTACCTCGGCCTGCAGACCCTCTACGACCGCTACTTCATCCACAAGAACGACGTGCGCTTCGAGCTGCCGCAGGTGTTCTTCATGCGCGTCGCCATGGGCCTGGCCATCGAGGAGCAGGACAAGGAAGCGCGCGCCATCGAGTTCTACAACCTGCTGTCGTCGTTCGACTACATGGCGTCCACCCCGACCCTGTTCAACGCCGGCACCCTGCGCCCGCAGCTGTCCTCCTGCTACCTGACCACCGTGCCGGACGATCTGGGCGGCATCTACGACTCGATCCGCGACAACGCCCTGCTGTCCAAGTTCGCCGGCGGCCTGGGCAACGACTGGACCCCGGTGCGCGCGCTGGGCTCCTACATCAAGGGTACCAACGGCAAGAGCCAGGGCGTGGTGCCGTTCCTCAAGGTGGTCAACGACACCGCCGTGGCGGTCAACCAGGGCGGCAAGCGCAAGGGCGCGGTGTGCGCCTACCTGGAAACCTGGCACCTGGACATCGAGGAATTCCTCGAACTGCGCAAGAACACCGGCGACGACCGCCGCCGCACCCACGACATGAACACCGCGAACTGGATTCCCGACCTGTTCATGAAGCGCGTGTTCGACGATGGCGACTGGACCCTGTTCTCGCCGTCCGACGTGCCCGATCTGCACGACCTGACCGGCAAGGCCTTCGAGGAGCGCTACGAGTACTACGAGGCGCTGACCCAGTACGGCAAGCTCAAGCTGCACAAGACCATCAAGGCCAAGGACCTGTGGCGCAAGATGCTGTCGATGCTGTTCGAGACCGGCCACCCGTGGCTGACCTTCAAGGACCCGTGCAACCTGCGCAGCCCGCAGCAGCACGTCGGCGTGGTGCATAGCTCCAACCTGTGCACCGAGATCACCCTGAACACCAACAAGGACGAGATCGCCGTCTGCAACCTGGGCTCGATCAACCTGCCGAACCACATCGTCGACGGCCAGCTGGACACCGCCAAGCTGCAGCGCACCGTGAAGACCGCCGTGCGCATGCTCGACAACGTCATCGACATCAACTACTACAGCGTGCCGCAGGCGCAGAACGCCAACTTCAAGCACCGCCCGGTCGGCCTAGGCATCATGGGCTTCCAGGACGCCCTGTACCTGCAGCACATCGCCTACGGCTCCGACGCCGCCGTCGACTTCGCCGACAAGTCCATGGAAGCGATCAGCTACTACGCCATCCAGGCCTCCTGCGACCTGGCCGACGAGCGCGGCGCCTACTCCAGCTTCGACGGCTCGCTGTGGTCCAAGGGCATCCTGCCGCTGGACTCCCAGCAGATCCTCATCGAGCAGCGCGGCCAGAAGTACATCGAGGTCGACCTGTCCGAGTCGCTGGACTGGGCGCCGCTGCGCGAGCGCGTGAAGAAGGGCATCCGCAACTCCAACATCATGGCCATCGCCCCGACCGCGACCATCTCCAACATCGTCGGCGTGTCGCAGTCCATCGAGCCGACCTACCAGAACCTCTACGTGAAGTCGAACCTCTCCGGCGAGTTCACCGTGATCAACCCCTACCTGGTGCGCGACCTCAAGGAACGCGGCCTGTGGGACGCGGTGATGGTCAACGACCTCAAGTACTACGACGGCTCGGTGCAGCAGATCGAGCGCATCCCGGCCGACCTCAAGGCGCTGTACGCCACCGCCTTCGAAGTCGAGACCCGCTGGATCGTCGAGGCCGCCAGCCGCCGCCAGAAGTGGATCGACCAGGCCCAGTCGCTGAACCTGTACATCGCCGGCGCCTCGGGCAAGAAGCTCGACGTGACCTACCGCATGGCCTGGTACCGCGGCCTGAAGACCACCTACTACCTCCGCGCCCTGGCCGCCACCAGCACCGAGAAGTCGACCATCAACACCGGCAAGCTCAACGCCGTCAGCTCGGTGATCGACGAAAGCCTGCCCGCCGAGCCGAAGCCGGCCCCGGTGCCCCAGGCCTGCTCGATCGACAACCCCGACTGCGAAGCCTGCCAGTAA
- a CDS encoding ribonucleotide-diphosphate reductase subunit beta translates to MLSWDEFDNEEETVAAKPAAAPAAASAAPADKLDNAAEAAVHDARAVSADDSAAVARAKAALDQLDIAEGLSELEGEGARVTVDAKRMINCRADLNQLVPFKYDWAWQKYLDGCANHWMPQEVNMNADIALWKSQDGLTEDERRIVMRNLGFFSTADSLVANNLALAVYRLITNPECRQYILRQAFEEAIHTHAYQYCIESLGMDEGEIFNMYHEVPSVAKKAAWGLKYTRAISDPQFNTGTVETDKELLRNLIAYYCVLEGIFFYCGFTQILSMGRRNKMTGVAEQFQYILRDESMHLNFGIDVINQIKIENPHLWDAELKDEATQMILQGTQLEIEYARDTMPRGVLGMNAAMMEDYLKFIANRRLTQIGLKEEYPGTTNPFPWMSEIMDLKKEKNFFETRVTEYQTGGALAWD, encoded by the coding sequence ATGCTGAGCTGGGATGAATTCGACAACGAAGAAGAAACCGTAGCCGCCAAACCGGCCGCGGCCCCGGCTGCCGCCAGCGCAGCCCCCGCCGACAAGCTCGACAACGCCGCCGAGGCGGCCGTCCACGACGCCCGCGCCGTCTCCGCCGACGATTCCGCCGCCGTGGCCCGCGCCAAGGCCGCCCTCGACCAGCTGGACATCGCCGAAGGCCTCAGCGAACTGGAAGGCGAAGGCGCCCGCGTCACCGTCGACGCCAAGCGCATGATCAACTGCCGCGCCGACCTCAACCAGCTGGTGCCCTTCAAGTACGACTGGGCCTGGCAGAAGTACCTCGACGGCTGCGCCAACCACTGGATGCCGCAAGAGGTCAACATGAACGCGGACATCGCCCTGTGGAAGAGCCAGGACGGCCTCACCGAGGACGAGCGCCGCATCGTCATGCGTAACCTCGGCTTCTTCTCCACCGCCGACTCGCTGGTCGCCAACAACCTCGCGCTGGCCGTGTACCGCCTGATCACCAACCCCGAGTGCCGCCAGTACATCCTGCGCCAGGCCTTCGAGGAAGCGATCCACACCCACGCCTACCAGTACTGCATCGAGTCGCTGGGCATGGACGAGGGCGAGATCTTCAACATGTACCACGAGGTACCGTCGGTGGCGAAGAAGGCCGCCTGGGGCCTCAAGTATACCCGCGCCATCTCCGATCCGCAGTTCAACACCGGCACCGTCGAGACCGACAAGGAACTGCTGCGCAACCTGATCGCCTACTACTGCGTGCTGGAAGGCATCTTCTTCTACTGCGGCTTCACCCAGATACTCTCCATGGGCCGCCGCAACAAGATGACCGGCGTCGCCGAGCAGTTCCAGTACATCCTGCGCGACGAATCCATGCACCTGAACTTCGGCATCGACGTGATCAACCAGATCAAGATCGAAAACCCGCACCTGTGGGATGCCGAACTGAAAGACGAAGCCACCCAGATGATCCTCCAGGGCACCCAGCTGGAGATCGAATACGCCCGCGACACCATGCCCCGCGGCGTGCTGGGCATGAACGCGGCGATGATGGAGGACTACCTCAAGTTCATCGCCAACCGCCGCCTGACCCAGATCGGCCTCAAGGAAGAATACCCGGGCACCACCAACCCGTTCCCGTGGATGTCGGAAATCATGGACTTGAAGAAGGAGAAGAACTTCTTCGAGACTCGCGTCACCGAGTATCAGACCGGTGGTGCGCTGGCCTGGGATTGA
- a CDS encoding AAA family ATPase, whose protein sequence is MFPLKRPEVSEVFTPRAQTPNSKTYIARPDLERRLSRSIKGSLHTLIHGESGSGKTWLYKKVLRDLNTHVVVANCAQASLGNSILDEIDRAIFPNGKTTLTGYTEKKTAEVNAAVAKGSLDHNNTFQILIRQPNTPNHAAYAILGCRK, encoded by the coding sequence ATGTTCCCTCTTAAAAGACCTGAAGTCAGCGAAGTTTTTACACCGCGAGCACAGACGCCAAACTCAAAAACATATATTGCTCGCCCAGATCTTGAGAGGCGCCTGTCTAGATCCATAAAAGGTTCACTCCATACGCTCATCCACGGAGAAAGCGGCAGCGGTAAGACTTGGCTTTACAAAAAAGTCCTACGAGACCTGAACACCCATGTGGTTGTAGCCAATTGCGCACAGGCAAGCCTTGGAAACTCCATTCTCGACGAAATTGACAGAGCGATATTCCCGAACGGGAAGACCACACTAACAGGATACACAGAGAAAAAAACCGCAGAAGTCAATGCGGCAGTAGCGAAAGGCTCTCTCGACCACAACAATACATTCCAAATATTAATCCGGCAACCCAATACCCCAAATCATGCTGCATACGCGATTTTGGGATGTCGGAAGTAG